The segment AAAGAAGTTCCCGCTCGGAAATATATGTACCACCATGAAGTCCTTGCTGGTCAGCAAGGCGACAGTGACCTCAAGACCATAGATGTAAGATTAATTAAACCATATTGATCATAATAGCATTTTTAGTGTAATTAATCACGTAAAACTCAAAATTGAGTTTGACAAAGAAGTAGGTAGATTAGCAAATTCactacctgatagtaagtggttaacatcgtccatagacattggcgctgtaagaaatataaaccacccTGATATCGTCAATCGCtcccaaccttggaaactaagatgttatgaccttgcgcatgtagttacactggtttttCACATATCAAACCGGAAGCCTACGAtaataagtattgatgtttacCAGTAGAATATATTGTAAGTGGGAAGTACCCAAGCTGTTCACCAGCGTCCACCAGAACTGTAAAAATCAGGttactttttaaagttttccttatgtaatatgtatgtctttaaatatattttttaataattttaaaaaacgacAGTACCATATTGAAGGTTTCTACCATTATCAGATACGGTGGAGGATAGTGGGGGGCGTCAAGATTCCAATCCAAGATGCTCCGTACCAAGTTTTGCACGGCAAGTACTGTGGAGCAGCACTGATAGCACCAGAATGGGTCATAACTGCTGCTCATTGTAAGTAAGTAACATAGTAACCACTAGTTATTTACACAACAGTATTTGCTCATAAAATGATGTTctgcataatattttaactaaacaaaTGTTCCAAACATTCcaactttacatttaaaaagacGAGACTCAATATATGTCGAGGTGAACCAAACGTTTGCGTGATTcagaaacttattttttattatatattttttggtacacatttttattaattaagtttttcatTGATGGTCCATTTTTTTCCTTTGTAATTTGATGTGTCTCACTGGTTAGATCACGTGAACCTTGAAACCTGACAGGCACCGTTGATGTTTAATGTGCAAAATTTGTGCTAGTAATTTATCTTGTGCGGtaaagggaaacatcgtgagaaaacctgcaagAGTTAAAAGAATATCTATCACATACGTATTCACTAGCCCGAAAGCATCGAAACAGCattgtggaataagctccaaatattCGCCTCAAAAAGGACACCTTATcgtttaactttactttttatccTTTTCGAAGAGAATTGCTATTTTTAGATTTTCATTTACggtaaggttattttttttcagttccAAGGAAACACATGTTTACGCTGGTTCGACACACCGAAGTCACACAATAGGGTATTTAATTTGCGCGCATTTTATACACCCCTTATGGAACGTTACCAATAGACAGCATTCTCACGACTACGACTACCAGTTGGTTCTGTTAGAAACTCCGATACCTGTCAGTTCAGTCGCTAGACCCATTGCGATTGGAAATGTTGGAGATATCATACCAGGCACTATGGTCTCAATAAGTGGATGGGGTCATCTGGCGTTTAAAGTAAGTCTTCTTACTAATAACTAGTCTTCAAAGTAAGCGTgctttaatatgtaaaatatatttatttttcagattt is part of the Vanessa tameamea isolate UH-Manoa-2023 chromosome 26, ilVanTame1 primary haplotype, whole genome shotgun sequence genome and harbors:
- the LOC113398506 gene encoding trypsin-7-like; its protein translation is MSARRTVMCRRFVLAVLLSMFLLSAAENETVYSGLLTPGCAQHYHRIYVTKEVPARKYMYHHEVLAGQQGDSDLKTIDIRWRIVGGVKIPIQDAPYQVLHGKYCGAALIAPEWVITAAHCNSKETHVYAGSTHRSHTIGYLICAHFIHPLWNVTNRQHSHDYDYQLVLLETPIPVSSVARPIAIGNVGDIIPGTMVSISGWGHLAFKKSKMQDLLQRIFVPIIATEDCKTIPHESYTFMTTRMFCAGDLDGFKDSCQGDSGGPVVVNGKLIGLVSFGIGCATPNKPGVYANVPYARPWIRKITGLPL